A window of the Halichoerus grypus chromosome 2, mHalGry1.hap1.1, whole genome shotgun sequence genome harbors these coding sequences:
- the CYB561 gene encoding transmembrane ascorbate-dependent reductase CYB561 isoform X1, with amino-acid sequence MLETSSCLSMESRAGLAAAPGALSYYVAFSQLLGLTVVATTGAWLGLYRGGIAWEGALQFNAHPLCMVIGLIFLQGDALLVYRVFRNEARRTTKVLHGLLHVLAFVIALVGLVAVFDSHRQKGSADLYSLHSWAGLLVFVLYLVQWLVGFSVFLFPGAAFSLRSRYRPQHIFFGAAIFLLSVGTALLGLKEALLFKLGAKYSTFEAEGVLANVLGLLLVGFGGTVLYILTRSDWKRPPQAEEQALSMDFKTLTEGDSPSSQ; translated from the exons ATGCTAGAAACAAG CAGCTGCCTCAGCATGGAGAGTCGGGCCGGCCTGGCAGCCGCCCCCGGAGCGCTGTCTTACTACGTGGCTTTCTCCCAGCTGCTGGGCCTGACTGTGGTGGCCACGACGGGGGCTTGGCTCGGTCTGTACAGGGGCGGCATCGCCTGGGAGGGCGCCCTGCAGTTTAACGCGCATCCCCTCTGCATGGTCATAGGCCTGATCTTCCTGCAGGGAGATG CCCTGCTGGTTTACCGGGTCTTCAGGAATGAGGCCAGACGCACCACCAAAGTCCTGCACGGGCTGCTACACGTCTTAGCGTTCGTCATCGCCCTGGTGG GCTTGGTGGCGGTGTTCGACTCCCACAGGCAGAAGGGCTCCGCGGACCTCTACAGCCTGCACAGCTGGGCCGGCCTCCTCGTGTTCGTCCTCTACCTCGTGCAG TGGCTCGTGGGCTTTAGCGTCTTCCTGTTCCCCGGAGCTGCGTTTTCGCTGCGGAGCCGATACCGCCCACAGCACATCTTCTTCGGCGCCGCCATCTTCCTCCTGTCTGTGGGCACAGCCCTGCTGGGCCTGAAGGAGGCGCTGCTGTTTAAGCTCGG GGCCAAGTACAGCACGTTTGAGGCTGAGGGTGTCCTGGCCAACGTGCTGGGCTTGCTGCTGGTCGGCTTCGGGGGGACTGTGCTCTACATCTTGACTCGCTCTGACTGGAAGCGGCCACCCCAGGCGGAAGAACAAGCGCTCTCCATGGACTTCAAGACGCTGACAGAAGGCGACAGCCCCAGCTCCCAGTGA
- the CYB561 gene encoding transmembrane ascorbate-dependent reductase CYB561 isoform X3 encodes MESRAGLAAAPGALSYYVAFSQLLGLTVVATTGAWLGLYRGGIAWEGALQFNAHPLCMVIGLIFLQGDALLVYRVFRNEARRTTKVLHGLLHVLAFVIALVGLVAVFDSHRQKGSADLYSLHSWAGLLVFVLYLVQWLVGFSVFLFPGAAFSLRSRYRPQHIFFGAAIFLLSVGTALLGLKEALLFKLGAKYSTFEAEGVLANVLGLLLVGFGGTVLYILTRSDWKRPPQAEEQALSMDFKTLTEGDSPSSQ; translated from the exons ATGGAGAGTCGGGCCGGCCTGGCAGCCGCCCCCGGAGCGCTGTCTTACTACGTGGCTTTCTCCCAGCTGCTGGGCCTGACTGTGGTGGCCACGACGGGGGCTTGGCTCGGTCTGTACAGGGGCGGCATCGCCTGGGAGGGCGCCCTGCAGTTTAACGCGCATCCCCTCTGCATGGTCATAGGCCTGATCTTCCTGCAGGGAGATG CCCTGCTGGTTTACCGGGTCTTCAGGAATGAGGCCAGACGCACCACCAAAGTCCTGCACGGGCTGCTACACGTCTTAGCGTTCGTCATCGCCCTGGTGG GCTTGGTGGCGGTGTTCGACTCCCACAGGCAGAAGGGCTCCGCGGACCTCTACAGCCTGCACAGCTGGGCCGGCCTCCTCGTGTTCGTCCTCTACCTCGTGCAG TGGCTCGTGGGCTTTAGCGTCTTCCTGTTCCCCGGAGCTGCGTTTTCGCTGCGGAGCCGATACCGCCCACAGCACATCTTCTTCGGCGCCGCCATCTTCCTCCTGTCTGTGGGCACAGCCCTGCTGGGCCTGAAGGAGGCGCTGCTGTTTAAGCTCGG GGCCAAGTACAGCACGTTTGAGGCTGAGGGTGTCCTGGCCAACGTGCTGGGCTTGCTGCTGGTCGGCTTCGGGGGGACTGTGCTCTACATCTTGACTCGCTCTGACTGGAAGCGGCCACCCCAGGCGGAAGAACAAGCGCTCTCCATGGACTTCAAGACGCTGACAGAAGGCGACAGCCCCAGCTCCCAGTGA
- the CYB561 gene encoding transmembrane ascorbate-dependent reductase CYB561 isoform X2 produces MLETSCLSMESRAGLAAAPGALSYYVAFSQLLGLTVVATTGAWLGLYRGGIAWEGALQFNAHPLCMVIGLIFLQGDALLVYRVFRNEARRTTKVLHGLLHVLAFVIALVGLVAVFDSHRQKGSADLYSLHSWAGLLVFVLYLVQWLVGFSVFLFPGAAFSLRSRYRPQHIFFGAAIFLLSVGTALLGLKEALLFKLGAKYSTFEAEGVLANVLGLLLVGFGGTVLYILTRSDWKRPPQAEEQALSMDFKTLTEGDSPSSQ; encoded by the exons ATGCTAGAAACAAG CTGCCTCAGCATGGAGAGTCGGGCCGGCCTGGCAGCCGCCCCCGGAGCGCTGTCTTACTACGTGGCTTTCTCCCAGCTGCTGGGCCTGACTGTGGTGGCCACGACGGGGGCTTGGCTCGGTCTGTACAGGGGCGGCATCGCCTGGGAGGGCGCCCTGCAGTTTAACGCGCATCCCCTCTGCATGGTCATAGGCCTGATCTTCCTGCAGGGAGATG CCCTGCTGGTTTACCGGGTCTTCAGGAATGAGGCCAGACGCACCACCAAAGTCCTGCACGGGCTGCTACACGTCTTAGCGTTCGTCATCGCCCTGGTGG GCTTGGTGGCGGTGTTCGACTCCCACAGGCAGAAGGGCTCCGCGGACCTCTACAGCCTGCACAGCTGGGCCGGCCTCCTCGTGTTCGTCCTCTACCTCGTGCAG TGGCTCGTGGGCTTTAGCGTCTTCCTGTTCCCCGGAGCTGCGTTTTCGCTGCGGAGCCGATACCGCCCACAGCACATCTTCTTCGGCGCCGCCATCTTCCTCCTGTCTGTGGGCACAGCCCTGCTGGGCCTGAAGGAGGCGCTGCTGTTTAAGCTCGG GGCCAAGTACAGCACGTTTGAGGCTGAGGGTGTCCTGGCCAACGTGCTGGGCTTGCTGCTGGTCGGCTTCGGGGGGACTGTGCTCTACATCTTGACTCGCTCTGACTGGAAGCGGCCACCCCAGGCGGAAGAACAAGCGCTCTCCATGGACTTCAAGACGCTGACAGAAGGCGACAGCCCCAGCTCCCAGTGA